One Methylosarcina fibrata AML-C10 DNA segment encodes these proteins:
- a CDS encoding alginate export family protein produces the protein MTQEIEDALTFYQKNKNGAIKADLNYRWENVDQDQGGNPNPKTANANTARLRLGALSPVLSGFQGYAEFEGLWAMQEDYNSLRNNNKAYSVVADPEKTELNQLWISYSGIPDTVVKGGRQRIKLDDDRFIGNVGWRQLEQTYDAVLLTHNNQQIYGLTVNAGFIGNVNTFTSTTENIDAPILNVNYKVGDYGNLVAYGYWLDYREKENFEKSSQTYGLRFNGVSPTFFDHYSLLYTAEWGNQRDYGHGPTKYEADRFNFMGGVKAFNVTVQGAWEQLNGFGPNKTFDTPLGTNHAFQGWADIFLVTPANGIRDVFGTVSVALPRYDTVVTAVYHDFSDDTGQQQYGKEWDFQVVKKFGKHYSLLAKYANYNADSGLATANNTDTQKIWFQANVSF, from the coding sequence GTGACTCAAGAGATCGAAGACGCGCTGACTTTTTATCAGAAAAATAAAAACGGAGCGATTAAGGCCGATCTGAACTACCGCTGGGAAAACGTCGACCAGGACCAAGGAGGCAACCCCAATCCGAAAACGGCGAACGCGAACACGGCCCGGCTGAGGCTGGGCGCGCTGTCGCCGGTGCTGTCCGGTTTCCAGGGCTATGCCGAATTCGAAGGGTTGTGGGCGATGCAGGAAGACTACAACAGCCTGCGGAACAACAATAAAGCCTATTCGGTCGTCGCCGACCCCGAGAAAACCGAGCTGAACCAGCTCTGGATCAGCTATTCGGGCATCCCCGACACCGTCGTCAAAGGCGGCCGTCAACGGATCAAGCTGGACGACGACCGCTTCATCGGCAACGTCGGCTGGCGGCAGTTGGAGCAAACTTACGATGCGGTCCTGTTGACCCACAACAACCAGCAGATTTACGGTCTGACCGTCAACGCCGGCTTCATCGGCAACGTCAACACGTTCACCTCGACCACCGAAAACATCGATGCGCCGATTCTGAACGTCAACTACAAAGTCGGCGATTACGGCAATCTGGTGGCCTATGGGTACTGGCTGGATTACCGGGAAAAGGAGAATTTCGAAAAGTCGAGTCAGACCTACGGCCTTCGCTTCAACGGCGTCTCGCCCACCTTCTTCGACCATTACAGCCTGTTGTACACCGCCGAATGGGGCAACCAGCGGGACTACGGGCACGGGCCGACTAAATACGAAGCCGACCGGTTCAACTTCATGGGCGGCGTCAAAGCGTTCAACGTCACCGTGCAGGGCGCCTGGGAGCAGCTCAACGGCTTCGGCCCGAACAAGACCTTCGACACGCCGCTCGGCACCAACCACGCCTTTCAGGGCTGGGCCGACATCTTTCTGGTGACGCCGGCGAACGGCATTCGCGATGTGTTCGGCACCGTCAGCGTGGCTCTGCCCCGCTACGATACGGTCGTGACCGCGGTGTACCACGACTTCAGCGACGATACCGGGCAGCAGCAATACGGCAAGGAATGGGATTTTCAGGTGGTCAAGAAGTTCGGCAAGCATTATTCGCTGCTGGCCAAATACGCCAATTACAATGCCGACAGCGGCCTTGCCACCGCCAACAATACCGATACCCAGAAAATCTGGTTCCAGGCCAACGTCAGTTTTTAA
- a CDS encoding Rrf2 family transcriptional regulator: MQLTSYTDYALRVMIYLAELSGRQATITEIAEYFDISRNHLVKVVQQLGGKGFIKTTRGKGGGLTLQRPADTIIVGDVVRSMEKRFYWVECFNPEHQHCRLLPRCRLKHLLDRAGHAYLQVLDNATLADLVAQNTTVAPVPEGSPEKVK, encoded by the coding sequence ATGCAACTGACCAGCTACACGGATTACGCGCTCAGAGTCATGATTTATTTGGCGGAGCTGTCGGGCAGGCAAGCCACGATTACGGAAATCGCCGAATATTTCGATATTTCCCGCAATCATCTGGTGAAGGTCGTGCAGCAACTGGGAGGCAAGGGTTTCATTAAAACCACGCGGGGAAAAGGCGGCGGCTTAACATTACAGCGGCCTGCGGACACGATCATCGTGGGAGACGTCGTACGATCGATGGAAAAACGTTTTTACTGGGTGGAATGTTTCAATCCCGAGCATCAGCATTGCCGATTGCTGCCCCGTTGCCGCTTGAAGCATCTATTGGACCGCGCGGGACATGCTTATTTGCAGGTGCTGGACAACGCGACGCTGGCCGATTTGGTAGCGCAAAACACCACTGTTGCCCCGGTACCTGAAGGCTCGCCCGAAAAAGTGAAGTAG